The following DNA comes from Longimicrobiaceae bacterium.
CCAGCGCCGTCGTCGTCCGGGATCGGCCTCGTCCGCTCACGTCGTGCTCCTGCTCCGGTGTCCGGCTTCGGAATCGGTCCGGACCGCTGCAACCCGCTCGCCGTCCCCACCCGCTCGTCCGGACAGAGCGGTCCCCCGGCCCGGGTCTGTACGGGACGCCGCGGATCGTGTGGGGCGTGTGGCTGCTGCTGGCCCGGCCCGCGCCTTGCCGAGCCGGCTCGGACACGACCGAGGCCCGGCGTCAGACCTGATCGCATCCGCCTTGCCCGATGAACGCACGAGACAACCTCCCGGAGCCGGCGCGCCTCAGGAAGGACCTGGGGCTGTTTGACGTCTTCGCCATCAGCACCGGGGCCATGTTCAGCTCCGGCTTCTTCCTGCTTCCCGGGCTGGCGGCGGCGCAGGCCGGACCGTCGGTGGTCCTGGCGTACCTGCTCGCCAGCTTCTTCATCCTCCCCGCCATGTTCAGCGTGGCCGAGCTCAGCACGGCCATGCCGCGCGCGGGGGGCGCCTACTACTTCCTCGACCGGAGCCTGGGGCCCATCATGGGTACCATCGGGGGGCTGGGGACCTGGCTCGCGCTGGTGCTGAAGAGCGCCTTCGCGCTGGTCGGCATGGGCGCCTACCTGGCCATCTACGTGGACGTGCCGGTGAAGCCGCTGGCGGTGGCGCTGACGCTGGTGTTCATGGTCGTCAACGTCGTCGGGGCCAAGGAGACCAGCGGGCTGCAGCGCATCCTGGTCACGGCCCTGGTGGCGATCCTGGCCTTCTTCATCGTGCAGGGGCTGGTGGAGGTGTTCTCCATCGGGGTCGGCAGGACCGTCCGGGAGCAGTTCACCCCCTTCCTCCCCTTCGGAGTGACCGGGCTGGTCGGCACCATCGGGTTCGTCTTCGTCTCCTACGCCGGCCTGACCAAGGTGGCCAGCGTCTCCGAAGAGGTGAGGAATCCGGAGCGGAACATCCCGCTGGGGATGATCCTCTCGCTGTCCGTGACCACCTTCATCTACGTGGTGGGCGTGTACATCATGGTCGCGGTCCTGAACCCCGTGGAGCTGCGCTCGGACCTGACCCCCGTCGCCACCGCGGCGGCGGCGTTCTTCGACTGGCTCCCGGCGGGGGCCGGGGTGGTGCTGATCGTGGTCGCGGCGGTCGCGGCGTTCGCCTCCACGGGGAACGCCGGGATCCTGTCCGCGTCCCGCTACCCGCTGGCCATGGCGCGCGACCGCCTCGTGTGGGAGGGGTTCGCGAAGGTGGGCCGCTTCGGCACCCCGACCCTCGCGATCGTCGCGACGGGGGTGCTGATGATGGCGATGATCGTGAGCTTCGACATCGAGGGGATCGCCAAGCTGGCCAGCGCCTTCCAGCTCCTGCTCTTCTCGCTGCTGAGCTTCGCGGTGATCGTGATGCGCGAGAGCCGGATCGAGAGCTACGACCCTGGCTACCGCTCTCCGCTCTACCCCTGGATGCAGGTCGTCGGGATCGTCGCCCCGCTCTGGCTGATCGCGGAGATGGGGCACCTGGCGATCGGGTTCACCCTGGGCCTGGTGGCGCTCTGCATCGGCTGGTACCTGTACTACGCGCGCGGGCGGGTGCAGCGCGAGGGGGCGATCCTGCACACCTTCGCCCGCATGGGGGAGAGCCGGTACGAGGGGCTGGAGCTGGAGCTGCGGGGGATCATCAAGGAGAAGGGGCTGCGCACGGAGGACCCCTTCGACGAGGTGGTCGCCCGGGCCGCCGTGGTGGACCTCCCGGAGACGGTCCCGTTCCCGGCCGTCGTCCGCCAGGCCTCGGCGCTCCTCGCCGAGCGGACCGGCGTGCCCGCGGAGCGGCTGGAGTGGGAGTTCCGGCGGGAGCGCGAAGCGGAGATGATGCCCATCGCCCGCGGGGCGGCGCTCCCCCACACCCGCGCGCCCGAGGTCGAGCACGCCGAGATGGTGCTGGTGCGCTGCCGGGAGGGGATCCCGGTCCGCGACATCGCCCCGGACTCGGAGCCGCCGGCCGATGCGTCCAGGGTCGTCGCCCTCTTCTTCCTCCTGAGCCCGGAGGGCGAGCCGGGACAGCACCTGCGGCTGCTGGGCCACCTGGCGACGCATGTGGACGACGAGGCCTTCCTGGGGCAGTGGCTGGCGGCCGGGAGCGAGCACGAGCTGCGCGAGACCCTGCTCCGGGAGGAGCACTCGATCACGCTCCACCTCGACGCCGGCTCCCCGGCCGCGGACTGGATCGGCAGG
Coding sequences within:
- a CDS encoding amino acid permease, which gives rise to MNARDNLPEPARLRKDLGLFDVFAISTGAMFSSGFFLLPGLAAAQAGPSVVLAYLLASFFILPAMFSVAELSTAMPRAGGAYYFLDRSLGPIMGTIGGLGTWLALVLKSAFALVGMGAYLAIYVDVPVKPLAVALTLVFMVVNVVGAKETSGLQRILVTALVAILAFFIVQGLVEVFSIGVGRTVREQFTPFLPFGVTGLVGTIGFVFVSYAGLTKVASVSEEVRNPERNIPLGMILSLSVTTFIYVVGVYIMVAVLNPVELRSDLTPVATAAAAFFDWLPAGAGVVLIVVAAVAAFASTGNAGILSASRYPLAMARDRLVWEGFAKVGRFGTPTLAIVATGVLMMAMIVSFDIEGIAKLASAFQLLLFSLLSFAVIVMRESRIESYDPGYRSPLYPWMQVVGIVAPLWLIAEMGHLAIGFTLGLVALCIGWYLYYARGRVQREGAILHTFARMGESRYEGLELELRGIIKEKGLRTEDPFDEVVARAAVVDLPETVPFPAVVRQASALLAERTGVPAERLEWEFRREREAEMMPIARGAALPHTRAPEVEHAEMVLVRCREGIPVRDIAPDSEPPADASRVVALFFLLSPEGEPGQHLRLLGHLATHVDDEAFLGQWLAAGSEHELRETLLREEHSITLHLDAGSPAADWIGREVRELGLPPGTLIALVRRRSESFVPRGSSVLRAGDRLTVIGEPGAIRALAKGHPRTP